A region from the Cryptococcus gattii WM276 chromosome H, complete sequence genome encodes:
- a CDS encoding Activator of the anaphase-promoting complex/cyclosome (APC/C), putative; Cdh1p (Similar to TIGR gene model, INSD accession AAW45287.1; directs ubiquitination of mitotic cyclins) encodes MLGENTSGNIPGDVSNPFITKPSSPKKSRGTSSTDSTLASLRQGMGQMNISSKGSSIPYTIDIRERKDSKDTRRELDRFVPARPASLSHNPHSSSTLPTLAIDSAGHTPDTSTDHSLSQDQSTLSLQASLGLNSNRRILSFRSAPPLASHATSHLDAQRNYLLQSSASANRGTGSHSTKDTKKRAPPYMPERVLDAPGFEDDYYLNLIDWSCANRVAIGLGDMGYVWDAETGSVSALGSGTEEDTNKVTSVSWSNDGAYLAIGLDTGDIEVWDVEENKKMRTMKGHLARVPAMSWHGHVLTSGCRDGSIYHHDVRIAKHKVMELVGHNAEVCGLAWRSDGQFLASGGNDNVVNCWDGRIGASILNDEGTPRGVAKWTKRNHTAAVKAIAWSPWQSSLLATGGGTADKHIHFWSTSTGARTASLPTSTQVTSLTFSPHSKEILGTHGYPDNTLTLWAYPTLEKIWEVPAHDSRIISSALSPDGTTVCTGAGDENLKFWKVWEVRQAKKDRDDGESGRGKTAVRIR; translated from the exons ATGCTCGGCGAGAATACATCAGGCAATATCCCTGGAGACGT CTCCAACCCATTCATAACCAAACCCAGTTCCCCCAAGAAATCCAGAGGGACTAGTTCCACTGACTCTACCTTAGCTTCGCTTCGCCAGGGTATGGGCCAGATGAACATCTCTTCTAAAGGTTCTTCAATCCCTTATACCATCGACATTCGAGAGCGGAAAGACTCCAAAGATACCCGCCGAGAACTCGACCGTTTCGTGCCCGCTCGCCCTGCGTCCCTCTCGCACAACCCTCACTCGAGCTCTACTTTACCGACATTAGCTATCGATAGCGCCGGACATACCCCGGATACTTCGACTGATCATTCTTTATCGCAGGACCAGTCGACACTCTCACTTCAAGCATCGCTCGGTCTTAACTCTAACCGCCGAATCCTGTCTTTCCGATCCGCCCCGCCTCTCGCGTCCCACGCTACTTCCCATCTCGATGCCCAGCGAAACTACCTTCTCCAGTCATCCGCCTCGGCCAACCGAGGCACAGGGTCTCACTCGACCAAAGATACCAAGAAGCGAGCACCGCCATACATGCCGGAGAGGGTGCTTGATGCGCCAGGGTTTGAGGATGATTATTACTTGAATTTGATTGATTGGAGCTGTGCAAATAGGGTGGCGATTGGGTTGGGAGATATGGGCTATGTGTGGGACGCGGAGACGGGGAGTGTGAGTGCGTTGGGAAGTGGTACTGA AGAGGATACAAATAAAGTTACATCCGTATCATGGTCCAACGACGGTGCATACCTCGCCATTGGTCTTGATACTGGTGATATAGAGGTTTGGGATGTGGAAGAGAACAAGAAGATGCGGACCATGAAAGGCCACTTGGCAAGAGTGCCGGCCATGAGTTGGCACGGGCATGTTCTTACTTCCGGTTGCAGGGACGGGAGTATTTACCACCATGATGTGAGGATTGCGAAACACAAAGTTATGGAGTTGGTGGGGCATAACGCTGAAGTGTGTGGCCTTGCGTGGAGAAGCGATGGGCAATTTTTGGCTAGTGGTGGTAATGACAATGTCGTCAATTGTTGGGA CGGCCGTATTGGTGCCTCGATCCTAAACGACGAGGGAACACCCCGCGGTGTGGCCAAGTGGACCAAAAGAAACCACACTGCAGCCGTCAAAGCCATCGCCTGGTCACCCTGgcaatcttctctcctcgCCACCGGTGGCGGAACAGCCGACAAACACATCCACTTCTGGTCCACCTCCACTGGCGCTCGAACTGCTTCCCTTCCCACCTCGACCCAAGTCACATCGCTCACGTTCTCTCCACACTCGAAAGAAATCCTAGGGACCCATGGATATCCGGATAATACGCTTACGCTATGGGCTTATCCGACGTTGGAGAAGATTTGGGAAGTGCCAGCACATGATTCGAGGATTATCAGTTCGGCATTGAGTCCGGATGGGACAACAGTGTGTACGGGTGCGGGAGATGAGAACCTCAAGTTCTGGAAAGTGTGGGAAGTGAGGCAGGCGAAGAAGGACAGGGACGACGGCGAGAGTGGGAGAGGCAAGACAGCAGTCAGGATTAGGTAG